The sequence below is a genomic window from Clostridia bacterium.
CGGATCATGGAGATGGCTAAAGGGTTGAGGGCATTGGTAGCCTTGGATGATCCCATCGGCGAGACCATCCGTATGTGGACCCGACCCAATGGTCTTGAGATCGGCCAAGTGCGGGTACCCCTGGGGGTAGTGGGCATGATCTATGAGGCCCGCCCCAATGTTACCGTAGATGCAGCTGGGCTTTGTCTTAAGACTGGAAATGCGGTCTTGCTGCGGGGAGGATCCGAGGCCATTAATTCCAACGCTGCCCTAGCTCGGGTGATTGCTGCTGCCGCTGAAGGGGCGGGGATGCCAGCCGGCTGCATCCAGCTGATTGAGAATACCGACCGGGAAGCAGTAAATCTAATGATGACTTTAAATGAGTATTTGGACGTGCTCATCCCCCGAGGTGGAGCTGGGCTCATCCAAGCTGTAGTTAAGAATGCCACCGTGCCAGTTATCGAAACGGGAGTAGGGAATTGTCACATTTACGTGGATGAAGATGCGGATATCGACATGGCTACTGCCATTGTGGTGAATGCTAAGACCCAACGTCCTGGGGTGTGCAATGCGGCCGAGACCTTACTGGTGCACCAGCGTATAGCGGAGAAGGCACTACCGCCCATAGCTGAAAAGCTCCAGGCGGCAGGGGTGGAGCTGCGTGGATGTCCCCGAGCGGTGGCCTTGGTGCCAAGTATGGAGGCGGCCACCGAGGAGGACTGGGCGACGGAGTACTTGGACCTTATTATGGCGGTTAAGGTGGTGGACAGCTTTGAGGAAGCGGTGGATCACATCAATCGTTACGGCACCAAGCATTCTGAAGCCATCGTCACGCAAAGTTACCAGCGGGCCCGCCGCTTCCAAAAGGAAGTAGATGCTGCTTGTGTCTACGTTAACGCTTCCACCCGCTTTACCGATGGTTTCCAGTTCGGTTTTGGGGCCGAGATCGGCATCAGCACCCAGAAGCTCCATGCTCGGGGGCCCATGGGCCTGGAAGCTCTGACCAGCATCAAGTATGTGATTAATGGTGAGGGCCAGATCCGCCAATAGATCTTCCCAACCCAGCATCGGTCCTCACCCGCAGCCAGATGAGTCATCCCTGCCTTCTGGTCTGCCCTAGGCCTCGTAAGCCAGCGACTTTTCTTGAGCGGCTAGCCCAACTTAGCGAGGCTGCAAATGGAGGCGGGGCCCGAAGGCATGGACGCCCGAGGCTGGCGTCTACTGAAAACTGGGATGCTCCAGCGCAGCCAGCTCTTGATAGTGGTGGAGGACTTATGCTATACTTTGAGCCGTGGG
It includes:
- a CDS encoding glutamate-5-semialdehyde dehydrogenase, whose product is MPKEVHEEVLTKARLAKEASRQLAVMSSQAKNHALEAMAQALEKKYESLLEANEVDMEAAKAKGFSRALLDRLLLTQDRIMEMAKGLRALVALDDPIGETIRMWTRPNGLEIGQVRVPLGVVGMIYEARPNVTVDAAGLCLKTGNAVLLRGGSEAINSNAALARVIAAAAEGAGMPAGCIQLIENTDREAVNLMMTLNEYLDVLIPRGGAGLIQAVVKNATVPVIETGVGNCHIYVDEDADIDMATAIVVNAKTQRPGVCNAAETLLVHQRIAEKALPPIAEKLQAAGVELRGCPRAVALVPSMEAATEEDWATEYLDLIMAVKVVDSFEEAVDHINRYGTKHSEAIVTQSYQRARRFQKEVDAACVYVNASTRFTDGFQFGFGAEIGISTQKLHARGPMGLEALTSIKYVINGEGQIRQ